In a genomic window of Platichthys flesus chromosome 24, fPlaFle2.1, whole genome shotgun sequence:
- the sst5 gene encoding somatostatin-2, translating into MLRSEVQVILVAVLSSGLLVSGAPGRDMQTGRPRAELTNDKALAHLLLLQFVSELMATRVEQMLPKLEEEEEVEEDGETGGRVEVMRRHLPLSQRERKAGCRNFFWKTFTSC; encoded by the exons ATGCTCCGCTCTGAGGTGCAGGTGATTCTGGTGGCTGTGCTCTCCTCTGGGCTGCTGGTCAGCGGCGCTCCAGGCAGGGACATGCAGACGGGAAGACCGAGAGCAGAACTCACAAATGACAAG GCTCTCGCTCACTTGCTGCTGTTGCAGTTTGTCTCTGAGCTGATGGCGACAAGAGTAGAACAGATGCTGcccaagctggaggaggaggaggaggtggaggaggatggggagaCGGGAGGAAGAGTGGAGGTGATGCGGCGGCACCTTCCACTCTCTCAAAGAGAACGCAAAGCAGGCTGCCGCAACTTCTTCTGGAAGACGTTCACCTCGTGTTAA